In one Amaranthus tricolor cultivar Red isolate AtriRed21 chromosome 8, ASM2621246v1, whole genome shotgun sequence genomic region, the following are encoded:
- the LOC130821265 gene encoding probable galacturonosyltransferase-like 9 has translation MAIHHLWNAVVLLLFFSPFCLGIRSLTRSSSSSSGVKLEFHHLLRYSEAPDYRNGMDCTPTLSPSSLCDPSLIHVAMTLDFEYLRGSISAVHSVLKHSSCPENVFFHFITAEFDSLSPRVLSQLVRSTFPSLNFKAYIFREDTVINLISSSIRTALENPLNYARNYLGDILDPCVKRVIYLDSDLILVDDIYKLWNTTLSSSHIIGAPEYCHANFTVYFTNTFWSNHELKSLAFGSDSGSTARTRKPCYFNTGVMVMDLKKWREGNYRKKIEYWMEIQKKQRIYELGSLPPFLLVFGGKIKPINHRWNQHGLGGDNVKGSCRSLHSGPVSLLHWSGKGKPWVRLDANKPCPLDHLWQPYDLFKRIEDDDHHQQNQKFGSGFGANSLIGWL, from the coding sequence ATGGCGATCCATCATCTTTGGAACGCTGTCGTTTTACTTCTTTTCTTCTCACCCTTCTGTCTTGGCATTAGATCTCTTACaagatcttcttcttcttcttcagggGTAAAATTGGAATTTCACCATCTTCTTCGCTATTCTGAAGCGCCGGACTACCGTAACGGCATGGACTGCACTCCAACTCTATCACCATCTTCTCTTTGTGACCCTTCATTAATCCACGTGGCAATGACTCTTGATTTTGAATACTTGCGTGGCTCAATCTCCGCCGTCCATTCAGTTTTGAAGCATTCATCTTGTCCTGAAAATGTATTCTTTCATTTCATCACAGCTGAGTTCGACTCGCTATCACCTCGAGTTCTGAGTCAACTCGTTAGATCCACTTTTCCTTCCTTAAATTTCAAAGCCTACATATTTCGTGAAGACACAGTCATAAATTTGATCTCATCTTCAATCCGTACCGCATTAGAAAACCCATTAAACTATGCCCGGAACTACTTGGGTGATATACTTGACCCGTGTGTCAAACGGGTCATTTATCTCGATTCGGATCTTATATTAGTTGATGATATCTATAAACTATGGAATACAACTCTTTCATCATCTCACATTATCGGAGCTCCGGAATATTGTCATGCTAATTTCACAGTATACTTCACCAACACTTTTTGGTCCAATCATGAACTCAAATCATTGGCATTCGGGTCGGATTCCGGGTCCACGGCCCGAACCCGAAAACCATGTTATTTTAATACGGGTGTAATGGTAATGGATTTAAAGAAATGGAGAGAAGGAAATTACAGGAAAAAGATTGAATATTGGATGGAAATACAGAAAAAACAGAGGATTTATGAATTGGGTTCTTTACCaccatttttattagtttttggtGGAAAAATAAAGCCAATTAATCATAGATGGAATCAACATGGATTAGGGGGAGATAATGTGAAAGGTTCATGTAGATCTTTACATTCTGGACCTGTAAGTTTACTGCATTGGAGTGGTAAAGGTAAGCCATGGGTAAGACTTGATGCAAATAAACCTTGTCCGTTGGATCATTTATGGCAACCCTATGATTTGTTTAAAAGAATAGAAGATGATGATCATCATCAGCAAAATCAGAAATTTGGTTCTGGGTTTGGTGCTAATTCTTTAATTGGTTGGTTGTag
- the LOC130820954 gene encoding uncharacterized protein LOC130820954, whose protein sequence is MRQYGLVQGIPSACDTEPQLHLISRKNQAAANWMEINWRHITRWDGRLELLAQGAPIDVHGAPTTLDYMSWFLSITRRWMTPRAIFATAHYAPAAPTMTQFAQGATDVIRYSHEEPVREIAHGMLVGSQFQHFIPEVAAESSPTTAHMHVSSPAYDYHLEEMDHSYPVDAAGTSEVGPSQYQSPPLPE, encoded by the exons atgcgccaatatgggttggtacagggcattccatcggcttgtgacactgaaccccagCTACACCTAATCTCGCGCAAAAATCAGGCTGCGGcaaactggatggagatcaactggcgtcACATCACTCGTTGGGATGGTAGACTTGagctgctggcacaaggtgcgccaatcgatgttcatggcgcacctactacactagactacatgtcgtggttcctctccatcacgcgccgatggatgacaccacgtgccatcttcgcaacagcacattacgcacctgctgcgcctacgatgacccaattt gcacaaggtgcgacAGATGTGATACGGTATAGCCACGaagagccggtgagggagattgcgcatggcatgctcgtcggctcgcagttccagcacttcataccggaagtcgctgcagagtcctcaccgactaccgcccatatgcacgtctcatctcctgcttatgactaccatttggaggagatggatcattcataccccgttgacgcTGCAGGGACCTCGGAGGTTgggccatcacagtaccagtcccctccactaCCAGAGTGA